Proteins encoded in a region of the Stieleria neptunia genome:
- a CDS encoding pyridoxine 5'-phosphate oxidase C-terminal domain-containing protein, whose protein sequence is MSDTFLAAWVSYRVKPTRFEFWQGRPNRLHDRICYEPDDDDDDWERKRLAP, encoded by the coding sequence GTGTCCGACACCTTTTTGGCAGCCTGGGTAAGCTACCGTGTCAAACCGACACGTTTCGAATTCTGGCAGGGACGTCCGAACCGACTGCACGACCGGATCTGTTACGAACCCGACGACGACGACGACGACTGGGAACGCAAGCGTCTTGCGCCATAG
- the pdxH gene encoding pyridoxamine 5'-phosphate oxidase — translation MDLSHLRQEYALQSLDIDHVDPSPLVQFEHWYRQATTAALLEPNAMVLSTVDPDGQPTQRTVLLKYFDATGFVFFTNHGSRKARHIALNARVSILFQWLPLQRQVEIGGTAERVSTAESLKYFMTRPRGSRLGAWVSHQSEVVSSRSLLEAKMQEMKQRFASKEVPLPSFWGGYRVKPTRFEFWQGRPNRLHDRICYEPDEHQDWERKRLAP, via the coding sequence ATGGATCTATCACATCTTCGTCAGGAATATGCACTCCAATCACTCGACATCGATCATGTCGATCCGAGCCCCTTGGTTCAATTCGAGCATTGGTACCGACAAGCGACAACGGCTGCATTGCTGGAACCCAACGCGATGGTCTTGTCCACGGTCGATCCCGATGGCCAGCCGACGCAACGGACGGTGTTGTTGAAGTACTTCGATGCGACCGGATTTGTCTTCTTTACCAATCACGGCAGTCGAAAGGCGCGACATATCGCACTCAATGCGCGCGTCTCCATCCTGTTTCAGTGGCTGCCCTTGCAGAGGCAAGTCGAAATCGGCGGGACGGCCGAGCGGGTCAGTACCGCGGAATCGCTGAAGTATTTCATGACACGACCACGTGGCAGCCGACTCGGCGCGTGGGTTTCGCACCAAAGCGAGGTCGTGTCATCACGGTCGCTCTTGGAAGCCAAAATGCAGGAAATGAAACAGCGATTCGCGTCCAAAGAAGTGCCGCTGCCAAGTTTCTGGGGAGGCTACCGCGTCAAACCGACGCGTTTCGAATTCTGGCAGGGACGTCCGAACCGACTGCACGATCGAATCTGTTACGAACCCGACGAACACCAAGACTGGGAACGCAAACGCCTTGCACCCTGA